In the genome of Cystobacter ferrugineus, one region contains:
- a CDS encoding CHAT domain-containing protein: MDRHSERVDSLCENVELFVDGELAPEDAEAFRQHLPGCARCQRGVTDLLQLKLLAHRHPERAGARAPVAFSRAPRATLWRRPLVLVPATLAAALLVLVAVRLLLPSTPRQDVWLAQRPQRLLEARLGYSSADGHRPLAARMMGGSDNPEELPFEDMAWLKQEDLHGLAAAYLVRDDPGLADRALQTLEPMEHSPELDNDRAVALLLKGEPRDALRLVDGVLEQHPRHAQALWNRGLALRQLDLPLLAARAFTEVAALKEPGWSEEAAQKAEALRRDVFERHTRWTVTRAAGRALLEAAPGELPKGFGEVPISRLFFYDAVRAAPDRERVLALLPVARELDAREGGDVLERYVRRVAEADFSRRAPLAREYAALVAKRLSPEERERFLAALLASREDDILLGALLQMGATARHLALYETKAAATGDRWFQLLVAQERAKSESAAGNRALATRTLLAARSLCPARGLEYRCLCIDRELSNLYRQRDMVDAARTHTERGWREARENNEWELENDLLWNLSQVARLVNDATLTRAYLGEYLERGREDADMRRRAHQDLASIAIQELRVDEARREIDAALATGLPLASSGAFFLTDISRLKSEPGDEAHLNRALEAARPTLSAGERAVATHMLGRFYIERDAARGRSLLWRAIEEATAPGLAEDPGAQRARAYSYTSLLHDAGRRGAFPEALELFARERGMELPGQCLLAVTADSERTLLLARGSTGELLGHFDESRREPLPQRLEGLVPEPLLAALRACPRVEVLARPPLHGRAGLLPSEMAWSYLTRSSPPRVPPTGPAVHLVVSNVDAKLPPGMSLKRLNDWTPVFGPGEQRITLSGAEATPSRVLAAMKDATEIDLVAHGIVNGYSNTSYLLLAPEQEGASEELSVPRVRSASLRGAPFVVLVACHAAHTAYTLDTPFSLPASFIEAGARGVLAATVQIPDLEAGAFFNAVRERIRSGTPPALALRDERVQWLRAGRGAAWLDSVLLFE, translated from the coding sequence ATGGACCGCCACAGTGAACGGGTAGACAGCCTCTGTGAGAACGTCGAGCTGTTCGTGGACGGGGAACTCGCTCCCGAAGACGCCGAGGCGTTCCGGCAGCACCTTCCCGGCTGCGCCCGGTGCCAGCGCGGGGTGACGGACCTGCTGCAACTCAAGCTCCTGGCACACCGCCACCCCGAGAGAGCCGGGGCGCGCGCGCCGGTTGCCTTCTCACGCGCGCCGCGCGCCACCCTCTGGCGCAGGCCCCTCGTCCTGGTACCGGCCACGCTCGCCGCGGCCCTGCTGGTGCTGGTGGCGGTGCGCTTGCTGTTGCCCTCCACTCCCCGGCAGGACGTGTGGCTGGCGCAGCGCCCCCAGCGCCTGCTGGAGGCGCGTCTCGGCTACTCCAGCGCGGACGGCCACCGTCCCCTGGCCGCGAGGATGATGGGAGGCTCGGACAACCCGGAGGAGTTGCCCTTCGAGGACATGGCCTGGCTCAAGCAGGAGGATCTCCACGGCCTGGCGGCGGCCTACCTGGTCCGCGACGATCCGGGCCTCGCGGACCGGGCGCTCCAGACCCTGGAGCCGATGGAGCACTCGCCGGAGCTGGACAATGACCGCGCGGTGGCGCTGCTGCTCAAGGGCGAGCCCAGGGATGCCCTCCGGCTGGTGGACGGCGTGCTGGAGCAGCACCCGCGCCATGCGCAGGCCCTGTGGAACCGGGGCCTGGCGTTGCGCCAGTTGGATCTGCCGTTGCTGGCGGCCCGGGCCTTCACCGAGGTCGCCGCCCTGAAGGAACCCGGCTGGTCCGAGGAGGCGGCGCAGAAGGCCGAGGCCCTCCGGCGCGACGTGTTCGAGCGTCACACGCGCTGGACGGTCACCCGGGCGGCGGGCCGGGCCCTCCTCGAGGCGGCGCCAGGTGAGCTGCCCAAGGGCTTCGGCGAGGTGCCCATCTCGCGCCTCTTCTTCTACGACGCCGTCCGGGCCGCCCCGGACCGCGAGCGGGTGCTGGCGCTGCTGCCCGTGGCCCGGGAGCTGGATGCGCGGGAGGGGGGCGACGTGCTCGAGCGCTACGTGCGCCGGGTGGCGGAGGCGGATTTCTCGCGGCGTGCTCCGCTCGCCCGGGAGTACGCGGCCCTGGTCGCCAAACGCCTCTCGCCCGAAGAGCGGGAGCGCTTCCTCGCGGCGCTCCTCGCGTCGCGCGAGGACGACATCCTCCTGGGCGCGCTCCTGCAGATGGGTGCCACCGCCCGCCACCTGGCGCTCTACGAGACCAAGGCCGCCGCCACGGGAGACCGCTGGTTCCAGCTCCTCGTGGCGCAGGAGCGCGCGAAGTCCGAGAGCGCCGCCGGGAACAGGGCGCTCGCCACCCGGACGCTCCTCGCCGCGCGCTCTCTCTGCCCGGCGCGTGGCCTCGAGTACCGCTGCCTCTGCATCGATCGCGAGCTGTCCAACCTCTACAGACAGCGGGACATGGTCGACGCCGCGCGCACCCACACCGAGCGCGGCTGGAGGGAGGCTCGCGAGAACAACGAGTGGGAGCTGGAGAACGATCTGCTGTGGAACCTCTCGCAGGTCGCCCGGCTGGTGAACGACGCGACGCTGACGCGCGCCTACCTGGGGGAGTACCTCGAGCGGGGCCGGGAGGATGCGGACATGCGGCGGCGCGCCCACCAGGATCTCGCGAGCATCGCCATCCAGGAGCTCCGGGTGGACGAGGCCCGGCGGGAGATCGACGCCGCGCTGGCCACGGGCCTGCCGCTCGCGTCCAGCGGCGCCTTCTTCCTGACGGACATCTCCCGGCTGAAGAGCGAGCCCGGAGACGAGGCCCACCTGAACCGGGCGTTGGAGGCGGCCAGGCCCACGTTGAGCGCGGGCGAGCGCGCGGTCGCCACGCACATGCTGGGGCGGTTCTACATCGAGCGCGACGCGGCGCGGGGGCGCTCCCTGCTCTGGCGCGCCATCGAGGAGGCCACGGCCCCGGGCCTCGCGGAGGATCCAGGAGCGCAGCGGGCGCGCGCCTACAGCTATACCTCCCTGTTGCATGACGCGGGCCGGCGCGGTGCCTTCCCGGAAGCCCTGGAGCTGTTCGCGCGCGAGCGGGGCATGGAGCTGCCAGGCCAGTGCCTGCTGGCGGTCACCGCGGACTCCGAGCGGACGCTGCTGCTGGCGCGGGGCTCCACCGGGGAGCTGCTCGGCCACTTCGACGAGTCCCGGCGCGAGCCCCTGCCGCAACGGCTCGAGGGGCTCGTGCCGGAGCCGCTCCTGGCGGCCCTGCGCGCATGTCCTCGGGTGGAGGTGCTCGCCCGGCCTCCGCTCCATGGCCGGGCGGGGCTGCTCCCCTCGGAGATGGCCTGGAGCTACCTGACGCGCTCTTCGCCTCCCCGCGTTCCTCCCACGGGGCCCGCGGTGCACCTCGTCGTCTCCAACGTGGACGCGAAGCTGCCGCCGGGGATGTCGCTCAAGCGGCTCAATGACTGGACCCCTGTCTTCGGCCCCGGCGAGCAGCGCATCACGCTCTCGGGCGCCGAGGCGACTCCTTCCCGGGTGCTCGCCGCCATGAAGGACGCCACGGAGATCGACCTGGTGGCCCACGGCATCGTCAATGGCTACTCCAACACCTCCTACCTGTTGCTCGCGCCCGAGCAGGAAGGCGCGTCGGAGGAGCTGAGCGTGCCGCGCGTCCGCTCCGCCTCCCTGCGGGGGGCTCCCTTCGTGGTGCTCGTGGCCTGCCACGCCGCCCACACGGCCTACACGCTCGACACGCCGTTCAGCCTCCCCGCCTCCTTCATCGAGGCGGGGGCGCGCGGCGTGCTCGCGGCGACCGTGCAGATACCCGACCTGGAGGCGGGGGCCTTCTTCAACGCCGTCCGCGAGCGCATCCGGTCGGGGACGCCTCCGGCCCTCGCGCTGCGCGATGAGCGCGTGCAGTGGCTGCGCGCTGGCCGGGGAGCGGCGTGGCTCGACAGCGTGCTCCTCTTCGAGTGA
- a CDS encoding RNA polymerase sigma factor, with protein MDQGKSEQRAGEFASRYRVWLLAQAKNLCRNTTDAEDLVQDTLLRFIQTFGQVEALPNERSCEAWLVTTLSHRFYDQCRRQRVQAQGAKDPHLSNEVVEAPGSDSRPVYDTLTDEQFSEALQTLSPKMRATFELHAAGKKYQDIARSLDIPVGTVSKRLHDARARLREFLLRHIHSGVN; from the coding sequence ATGGACCAGGGGAAGAGCGAGCAGCGAGCCGGGGAGTTTGCCTCGAGGTATCGTGTCTGGTTGCTCGCCCAGGCCAAAAACCTCTGCCGGAATACCACCGACGCGGAGGACCTCGTGCAGGACACCCTGCTGCGGTTCATCCAGACCTTTGGCCAGGTGGAGGCGCTCCCCAACGAGCGCAGCTGCGAGGCCTGGCTGGTCACCACCCTGTCCCACCGCTTCTACGATCAATGCCGGCGGCAGCGGGTGCAGGCCCAGGGCGCGAAGGATCCCCACCTGAGCAACGAGGTGGTGGAAGCACCTGGCTCCGACTCCCGGCCCGTCTATGACACCCTCACGGACGAGCAGTTCTCCGAGGCCCTCCAGACGCTGAGCCCGAAGATGCGCGCCACCTTCGAGCTGCACGCGGCCGGGAAGAAATACCAGGACATCGCTCGTTCCCTCGACATCCCGGTGGGTACGGTCTCCAAGCGGCTGCACGATGCCCGCGCCAGGCTGCGCGAATTCCTCCTGCGGCACATCCACTCCGGAGTGAACTGA
- a CDS encoding CHAT domain-containing protein: protein MSAAHLEGVSPEDRGQQGLEAQPYELSLEFSRARDAGDPFAFQFTEQEYQLRMEGGVFQSAPFPWNPRVLADLSELEKSEPDRSALQRLGDDLRTFLERLDWARHETALEEALALGREVHLSFRSAAAELYALPWELLTLRGSGQTLGELPGCSLRYEWPRPKEASRAVLPAQGGRLLFAWSAAGGLVPADAHGRALMEACARGDVPFEPSRDVLGHVSLQALAEALKAAHEPISVLHILCHGGRVGDTYGLLWNPAREGGKPELVDGARLRQVLAPYAGTLRMVVLSACRSGGGGALGSHLGSVAQELHRVGIPAVVASRLPLSVAGSTRLTQVLYGELLGGPCSLERALGEARRQLALEGRGLDWASLQLYARAGEGPDIRPLAIRPYRGLLAFEAKHRRFFFGREKLSRELLERVRDAAAGKKPRFQVVAGASGAGKSSVVMAGLVPLLSPEEWDVVVVRPGELAAEGGASEVKYPSLRGLSRRLRAMGGGELLTAGHGATGSEVLEEARRLRQARPGRRLLLVVDQLEEVFTQLASPEERAALMGVLWTLGTSNEWECIVVSTLRVDHFERCAEVALDERTRLDTVVYAEQHRVFVAHMEAQELAAAIERPAREVGLELEAGLVEQLCLDVGQEPGALPLLEYALDLLWERREGRRLTNRVYEELGGVTGALTRTADRLYEELSEPQRRQARRLLVKLVDFRDATSPQTRRRVRVEEVRPLEEQARKAFEEVLEKLVRGRLLVKGEDEAEGDSGTWVQFAHEALIRRWKAVQTWVKEDWEREQQLRELDAWAKAWEAQQGGGDRGASYLLTGDRLGYARRVSARFRGELSARSMRFIAESDAAEARRKKQLGAVVLSLAVLLLLAVVAAVMAAWQRQEAKRQRTSVLDATHVAHSKRLNEQDPTLAALVLREVMHPEKTPEWTQTAVDTLQSPLSTAVLKGHQAQINAVTFSRDGQWVVTASGDNTARVWRADGTGTLVVLRGHEKEVWSAAFSPNGQWVVTASGDNTARVWRADGTSTPLVLRGHEKEVWSAAFSPDGQWVVTASGDNTARVWRADGSGTPLVLRGHEKGVVSAAFSPDGQWVVTASADYTARVWRADGSGPPVVLRGHGREVRSAAFSPDGQFVVTASWDNTARVWRADGTGTPVVIRGKGEVKFVAFSPDGQWVVTASSDSTAQLWRADGTGTPMVLRGHEKEVVSAAFSPDGQWVVTASLDNTARVWRADRTSTPVVLRGKGGVTAVAFSPDGQWVVTASYDRTARVWRADGTAPPVVLRGHENWVETAAFSPDGQWVVTASGDDTARVWRADGTGTPVVLRGHELAVESAAFSPDGQWVVTASRDNTARVWRADGTGTPVVLRGHEQRVETASFSPDGQWVVTASRDNTARVWRADGTGTPVVLRGHERPVRSAAFSPDGQWVVTASMDNTARVWRADGTGTPVVLRGHELAVESAAFSPDGQWVVTASYDRTARVWRADGTLPPVVLRGHEQRVETASFSPDGQWVVTASGDDTARLWRADGTGTPVVLRGHEKGVASAAFSPNGKWVVTASADSTARIWTIGIPTLQALLRTAADTCLSRNQRQRYLTETPEQARSGYEECERAHGRKPEAIPSRQ from the coding sequence ATGAGCGCAGCACACCTGGAGGGCGTGAGCCCGGAAGACCGTGGACAGCAGGGCCTCGAGGCCCAGCCGTATGAGTTGAGCCTGGAGTTCTCACGTGCCCGCGACGCGGGAGACCCGTTCGCCTTCCAGTTCACGGAGCAGGAGTACCAGCTGCGCATGGAAGGAGGGGTGTTCCAGAGCGCGCCGTTTCCGTGGAACCCACGGGTGCTGGCGGACCTGAGCGAGCTGGAGAAGTCCGAGCCGGACCGGAGTGCCCTCCAGCGCCTGGGGGACGACCTGCGGACCTTCCTGGAGCGGCTGGACTGGGCACGGCACGAGACCGCCCTCGAGGAGGCACTGGCCCTCGGCCGGGAGGTCCACCTGTCGTTCCGCTCGGCCGCCGCGGAGCTGTATGCGCTCCCCTGGGAGCTGCTCACGCTGAGAGGCTCCGGGCAGACCCTGGGAGAGCTCCCGGGGTGCTCCCTGCGCTACGAGTGGCCCAGACCGAAGGAAGCCTCACGGGCCGTGCTCCCCGCCCAGGGCGGACGCCTGCTCTTCGCGTGGTCCGCGGCCGGAGGGCTCGTCCCGGCCGACGCGCATGGGAGAGCCCTCATGGAGGCCTGCGCGCGGGGAGACGTCCCGTTCGAGCCGTCCCGCGACGTCCTCGGACACGTGTCGCTCCAGGCCCTGGCGGAGGCGTTGAAGGCCGCGCACGAGCCCATCTCCGTGCTCCACATCCTCTGTCACGGGGGCCGCGTGGGTGACACGTACGGGCTGCTGTGGAACCCCGCGCGAGAGGGAGGCAAGCCCGAGTTGGTGGATGGAGCGAGGCTGCGTCAGGTGCTGGCCCCGTACGCCGGGACGTTGCGGATGGTGGTCCTGAGCGCCTGCCGGAGCGGAGGTGGGGGGGCGCTGGGGAGCCACCTGGGGAGTGTTGCCCAGGAGCTGCATCGGGTGGGCATCCCCGCGGTGGTGGCCTCGCGGCTGCCGCTGTCGGTGGCGGGCTCCACCCGGCTCACGCAGGTGCTCTACGGGGAGCTGCTCGGCGGGCCGTGCTCGCTGGAGCGGGCGCTGGGGGAGGCCCGGCGGCAGCTCGCGCTGGAGGGACGTGGCCTGGACTGGGCCTCGCTGCAGCTCTACGCCCGCGCCGGGGAGGGTCCGGACATCCGGCCCCTGGCGATTCGTCCCTACCGCGGGCTGCTGGCGTTCGAGGCGAAGCACCGGCGCTTCTTCTTCGGGCGGGAGAAGCTCTCGCGGGAGCTGCTCGAGCGGGTGCGGGACGCGGCGGCGGGGAAGAAACCCCGCTTCCAGGTGGTGGCGGGGGCCTCGGGAGCCGGCAAGTCCTCGGTGGTGATGGCGGGGCTGGTGCCCCTGCTGTCCCCGGAGGAATGGGACGTGGTGGTGGTGCGGCCTGGCGAGCTCGCGGCGGAGGGCGGGGCCTCGGAAGTGAAGTACCCGTCGCTGCGGGGGCTGAGCAGGCGGCTGCGTGCGATGGGGGGCGGCGAGTTGCTGACCGCGGGGCACGGGGCGACCGGGTCCGAGGTGCTCGAGGAGGCGCGGAGGCTGCGCCAGGCCCGTCCCGGGCGGAGGCTGCTGCTGGTGGTGGACCAGCTCGAGGAGGTGTTCACCCAACTGGCGAGCCCCGAGGAGAGAGCCGCGCTGATGGGGGTGTTGTGGACGCTCGGCACGTCCAACGAGTGGGAATGCATCGTTGTCAGCACCCTGCGGGTGGACCACTTCGAGCGCTGTGCGGAGGTGGCACTGGACGAGCGGACGCGGCTGGACACGGTGGTGTACGCCGAGCAGCACCGCGTCTTCGTGGCGCACATGGAGGCACAGGAGCTCGCGGCGGCCATCGAGCGGCCGGCGCGGGAGGTCGGGCTGGAGTTGGAGGCGGGACTCGTGGAGCAACTGTGCCTGGACGTGGGCCAGGAGCCTGGAGCGCTGCCGCTGCTGGAGTACGCACTGGATCTGCTCTGGGAGCGCAGGGAGGGCCGGCGGCTGACGAACCGGGTGTACGAGGAGCTGGGGGGAGTGACGGGGGCCCTGACGCGAACGGCGGACCGGCTGTACGAGGAGCTGTCGGAGCCCCAGCGAAGGCAAGCGAGACGGTTGCTGGTGAAGCTGGTGGACTTCCGGGACGCGACGAGCCCCCAGACGCGCCGGCGGGTGCGGGTGGAGGAGGTGCGACCGCTCGAAGAGCAGGCGCGCAAGGCTTTCGAGGAGGTGCTGGAGAAGCTGGTGCGCGGCCGGCTGCTGGTGAAGGGCGAGGACGAGGCAGAGGGGGACAGCGGAACGTGGGTGCAGTTCGCGCACGAGGCGCTCATCCGCAGGTGGAAGGCCGTACAGACGTGGGTGAAGGAGGACTGGGAGCGGGAGCAGCAACTTCGTGAGCTCGACGCCTGGGCGAAGGCCTGGGAGGCGCAACAGGGGGGCGGAGATAGAGGGGCTTCGTATCTGCTGACGGGAGACAGGCTGGGCTACGCACGTCGCGTGAGCGCCAGGTTCCGCGGCGAGTTGTCAGCGAGGAGCATGCGTTTCATCGCGGAGTCGGACGCAGCCGAGGCGCGAAGGAAGAAGCAGTTGGGCGCCGTGGTGCTCTCCCTGGCCGTGCTCCTGCTGCTGGCGGTCGTGGCCGCGGTCATGGCGGCATGGCAGAGGCAAGAAGCCAAACGCCAACGGACCTCGGTGCTTGATGCCACGCACGTCGCTCATTCCAAACGCTTGAACGAGCAGGATCCAACCCTCGCGGCTCTCGTGCTGCGAGAGGTGATGCACCCGGAGAAGACACCGGAGTGGACTCAAACCGCCGTCGACACTTTACAGAGCCCTTTGAGCACGGCTGTCCTGAAAGGACACCAGGCTCAGATCAATGCTGTCACATTCAGCCGGGACGGCCAGTGGGTGGTGACGGCGTCCGGGGACAACACGGCGCGGGTGTGGCGTGCCGACGGGACAGGCACCCTCGTGGTGCTCCGGGGCCATGAGAAGGAGGTGTGGTCGGCGGCCTTCAGCCCGAACGGCCAGTGGGTGGTGACGGCTTCCGGGGACAACACGGCGCGGGTGTGGCGTGCCGACGGGACGAGCACTCCGCTGGTGCTCCGGGGCCATGAGAAGGAGGTGTGGTCGGCGGCCTTCAGCCCGGACGGCCAGTGGGTGGTGACGGCGTCCGGGGACAACACGGCGCGGGTGTGGCGTGCCGACGGGTCGGGCACTCCCTTGGTACTCCGAGGCCATGAGAAGGGGGTGGTGTCGGCGGCCTTCAGCCCGGACGGCCAATGGGTGGTGACGGCTTCCGCGGACTACACGGCGCGGGTGTGGCGTGCCGATGGGTCGGGCCCCCCCGTGGTGCTCCGGGGCCATGGGAGGGAGGTGCGGTCAGCGGCCTTCAGCCCGGACGGCCAGTTCGTGGTGACGGCGTCCTGGGACAACACGGCGCGGGTGTGGCGTGCCGACGGGACGGGCACTCCCGTGGTGATCCGGGGCAAAGGGGAAGTGAAGTTTGTGGCCTTCAGCCCGGACGGCCAGTGGGTAGTGACTGCATCCTCGGACAGCACGGCGCAGTTGTGGCGTGCGGACGGGACGGGCACCCCCATGGTGCTCCGGGGCCATGAGAAGGAGGTGGTATCGGCGGCCTTCAGCCCGGACGGCCAGTGGGTGGTGACGGCGTCCTTGGACAACACGGCGCGGGTGTGGCGTGCCGACAGGACAAGCACCCCGGTGGTGCTCCGGGGCAAAGGGGGAGTGACGGCTGTGGCCTTCAGCCCGGATGGCCAGTGGGTGGTGACGGCGTCCTATGACAGAACGGCGCGGGTGTGGCGTGCCGACGGAACGGCCCCCCCCGTGGTGCTCCGGGGCCATGAGAACTGGGTGGAGACAGCGGCCTTCAGCCCGGACGGCCAGTGGGTGGTGACAGCGTCCGGGGACGACACGGCGCGGGTGTGGCGTGCCGACGGGACGGGCACCCCGGTGGTGCTCCGGGGCCATGAATTGGCGGTGGAGTCAGCGGCCTTCAGCCCGGACGGCCAGTGGGTGGTGACGGCTTCCAGGGACAACACGGCGCGGGTGTGGCGTGCCGACGGGACGGGCACTCCCGTGGTGCTCCGGGGCCATGAGCAGAGGGTGGAGACAGCGTCCTTCAGCCCGGACGGCCAATGGGTGGTGACGGCTTCCAGGGACAACACGGCGCGGGTGTGGCGTGCCGACGGGACGGGCACTCCCGTGGTGCTCCGGGGCCATGAGAGGCCGGTGCGGTCGGCAGCCTTCAGCCCGGACGGCCAGTGGGTGGTGACGGCGTCCATGGACAACACGGCGCGAGTGTGGCGTGCCGACGGGACGGGCACTCCCGTGGTGCTCCGGGGCCATGAATTGGCGGTGGAGTCAGCGGCCTTCAGCCCGGATGGCCAGTGGGTGGTGACGGCGTCCTATGACAGAACGGCGCGGGTGTGGCGTGCCGACGGAACGCTCCCCCCCGTGGTGCTCCGGGGCCATGAGCAGAGGGTGGAGACAGCGTCCTTCAGCCCGGACGGCCAATGGGTGGTGACAGCGTCCGGGGACGACACGGCGCGGCTGTGGCGTGCGGACGGAACGGGCACACCCGTGGTGCTCCGGGGCCATGAGAAGGGGGTGGCGTCGGCGGCCTTCAGCCCGAACGGCAAGTGGGTGGTGACGGCTTCCGCGGACAGCACGGCGCGAATCTGGACAATAGGCATACCAACGCTCCAGGCCTTGCTGCGCACGGCGGCTGACACTTGCCTGAGCCGGAATCAGCGCCAACGCTACCTCACGGAGACTCCCGAGCAAGCGCGGTCTGGATATGAGGAATGCGAGCGCGCTCATGGCCGGAAGCCAGAAGCCATCCCCTCGAGGCAGTGA